Proteins encoded within one genomic window of Halorussus salilacus:
- a CDS encoding 5-formyltetrahydrofolate cyclo-ligase — MDKADLRERVWDRLEDEGLARFPFPPHGRIPNFAGAEDAADRLAETDAWNAADAVKANPDAPQLPVRRRAIREGKTVYMAVPRLRDEEPFYELDPEEIPPEEYDRAPTVSHVESYARQVGPEEVPAVDLVVSGSVAVTESGARVGKGEGYSDLEYAVLRELALVGDETTVATTVHDVQVAAEDIVVEAHDVPMDLVATPTRTIRTETEYERPEGVDWEALSEERIDEMPVLQNKRLD, encoded by the coding sequence ATGGACAAAGCAGACCTCCGCGAGCGCGTCTGGGACCGACTCGAAGACGAGGGGCTCGCCCGGTTCCCGTTTCCGCCCCACGGCCGAATCCCGAACTTCGCGGGGGCCGAGGACGCCGCCGACCGCCTCGCGGAGACCGACGCGTGGAACGCCGCCGACGCGGTCAAGGCCAACCCCGACGCGCCCCAGTTGCCCGTCCGCCGACGCGCGATTCGAGAGGGCAAGACGGTCTACATGGCCGTGCCGCGTCTGCGCGACGAGGAGCCCTTCTACGAACTCGACCCGGAAGAGATTCCGCCCGAGGAGTACGACCGCGCGCCGACCGTCTCGCACGTCGAGTCGTACGCCCGCCAGGTGGGACCCGAGGAAGTCCCGGCCGTCGACCTCGTCGTCTCCGGGAGCGTCGCTGTCACCGAATCGGGCGCGCGGGTCGGCAAGGGCGAAGGGTACAGCGATCTCGAATACGCGGTCCTCCGAGAGCTGGCGCTGGTCGGTGACGAGACGACCGTCGCGACCACGGTCCACGACGTGCAAGTGGCCGCCGAGGACATCGTCGTCGAAGCTCACGACGTTCCGATGGACCTCGTCGCGACGCCGACTCGGACGATTCGCACGGAAACGGAGTACGAGCGTCCCGAGGGGGTGGACTGGGAGGCGTTGTCCGAAGAGCGAATCGACGAGATGCCGGTGTTACAGAACAAGCGTCTCGACTGA
- the fer gene encoding ferredoxin Fer translates to MESPFEVLGIDRDADDEDIKRAYKRRVKEAHPDHGGTAEEFQAVREAYDRLSSGDVPPPREDDPEESVQTETEAERRARERAETRRRDEVGERRERSDARVEQEPTESRVEFLNYEVLDDRGWSLDDEDLFEKAADADLEPPDYGRITVDADDPLLEAAEDGGFTWPYSCRGGACANCAVAVLDGDLSMPSNHILPPDLLDRGIRLSCIGTPTAETMQVVYNVKYLPDLDELRLPPGPFEHAQD, encoded by the coding sequence ATGGAATCGCCGTTCGAGGTCCTCGGAATCGACCGCGACGCCGACGACGAGGACATAAAGCGCGCGTACAAGCGCCGGGTGAAGGAGGCCCATCCGGACCACGGCGGCACCGCCGAGGAGTTCCAGGCGGTCCGGGAGGCCTACGACCGACTCTCGTCGGGCGACGTTCCGCCGCCCCGCGAGGACGACCCCGAGGAGAGCGTTCAGACCGAGACCGAAGCGGAACGACGTGCCCGCGAGCGGGCCGAGACCCGACGCCGGGACGAGGTGGGCGAGCGACGCGAGCGCTCGGACGCACGGGTCGAACAGGAGCCGACCGAGTCCCGCGTCGAGTTCCTGAACTACGAGGTCCTCGACGACCGGGGGTGGAGCCTCGACGACGAGGACCTGTTCGAGAAGGCGGCCGACGCCGACCTCGAACCGCCGGACTACGGCCGCATCACGGTCGACGCCGACGACCCGCTCCTCGAAGCCGCCGAGGACGGCGGCTTCACCTGGCCGTACTCCTGCCGGGGCGGGGCCTGCGCGAACTGCGCGGTCGCGGTGCTGGACGGCGACCTCTCGATGCCCTCGAACCACATCCTCCCGCCGGACCTCCTCGACCGCGGAATCCGGCTCTCGTGCATCGGGACGCCGACCGCCGAGACGATGCAGGTCGTCTACAACGTCAAGTACCTGCCCGACCTCGACGAACTCCGGTTGCCGCCCGGTCCCTTCGAACACGCTCAGGACTGA
- a CDS encoding topoisomerase DNA-binding C4 zinc finger domain-containing protein, whose product MTESVNVYAGECTITHHTETDSRSQRGRVVVVHKPDGTVLVHDAAGYQPVEWLTRADAVHREQGPDGAFALVAVDGDERLRVESHGRGARASHDATAAGTPAGTCPRCDGVLVRARSAVTCLDCASEYGIPRDAALLDSTCDCGLPRMAVERGARFELCVDRTCEDLDAAVGERFDREWSCPDCGGDLRVLRERTLFLGCESYPDCEETFALPDREVVGDCECGLPTVEAEGEQPRCLDADCTESASGDPRSPDADSGGGPDADSGGGPDAGSAGTPEVL is encoded by the coding sequence GTGACCGAATCCGTCAACGTCTACGCCGGAGAGTGCACGATAACCCACCACACCGAGACCGACTCGCGGAGCCAGCGCGGCCGGGTCGTGGTCGTCCACAAGCCCGACGGGACCGTCCTCGTTCACGACGCGGCGGGGTATCAGCCGGTCGAGTGGCTCACCCGCGCCGACGCGGTCCACCGCGAGCAGGGCCCCGACGGGGCGTTCGCGCTCGTCGCCGTCGACGGCGACGAGCGCCTCCGGGTCGAGAGCCACGGCAGGGGGGCACGAGCGAGCCACGACGCCACCGCCGCGGGCACGCCTGCGGGGACGTGCCCCCGTTGCGACGGCGTCCTCGTGCGCGCCCGGAGCGCGGTGACCTGCCTCGACTGCGCGAGCGAGTACGGCATCCCCCGAGACGCCGCCCTTCTGGATTCGACCTGCGACTGCGGCCTGCCCCGGATGGCGGTCGAGCGCGGCGCGCGCTTCGAACTCTGCGTCGACCGGACCTGCGAGGACCTCGACGCCGCGGTCGGCGAGCGGTTCGACCGCGAGTGGTCGTGTCCCGACTGCGGCGGCGACCTCCGGGTCCTGCGCGAGCGAACCCTGTTTCTGGGCTGTGAGAGCTACCCCGACTGCGAGGAGACGTTCGCGCTCCCCGACCGGGAAGTGGTCGGCGACTGCGAATGTGGCCTCCCGACGGTCGAGGCCGAGGGCGAGCAACCGCGGTGTCTCGACGCCGACTGCACCGAATCGGCGTCCGGCGACCCGCGGTCGCCGGACGCCGATTCGGGGGGAGGTCCCGACGCCGATTCGGGGGGAGGTCCCGACGCCGGGTCTGCCGGGACACCGGAGGTCCTTTGA
- a CDS encoding HAD family hydrolase codes for MQPQAVLFDMDGVIVDSERYWVELEEDEILPAVVAGSPAVEETTGMNFREIYDYLDDRYETTASKAEFVERYEEAAREIYGERVELMDGFRDLTADLREEGRALALVSSSPHGWIDRVLDRFDLRESFDEVVSAEERDGASKPDPGVYEYAAERVGVDPAECVAVEDSENGVESATAAGMAVVGFPNRSDADLDLSAADAVAESPGRLRETLLGDA; via the coding sequence GTGCAACCGCAAGCAGTGCTGTTCGACATGGACGGTGTCATCGTCGATTCGGAACGCTACTGGGTCGAACTCGAGGAGGACGAAATCCTCCCCGCCGTCGTCGCCGGGTCGCCCGCCGTCGAGGAGACCACCGGGATGAACTTCCGGGAGATATACGACTACCTCGACGACCGATACGAGACCACCGCGAGCAAGGCGGAGTTCGTCGAGCGCTACGAGGAGGCCGCCCGCGAGATATACGGCGAGCGAGTCGAACTGATGGACGGCTTTCGCGACCTCACAGCCGACCTCCGCGAGGAGGGCCGCGCTCTCGCGCTGGTCTCGTCGTCGCCCCACGGCTGGATAGACCGAGTGCTCGACCGGTTCGACCTCCGGGAGTCGTTCGACGAGGTCGTCAGCGCCGAGGAGCGAGACGGCGCGAGCAAGCCCGACCCCGGCGTCTACGAGTACGCCGCCGAGCGGGTGGGCGTCGACCCCGCCGAGTGCGTCGCGGTCGAGGACTCCGAGAACGGAGTCGAGTCGGCGACGGCCGCGGGGATGGCGGTCGTCGGCTTCCCGAACCGGTCGGACGCCGACCTCGACCTCTCGGCCGCCGACGCGGTCGCCGAGTCGCCCGGACGACTGCGCGAGACGCTACTGGGCGACGCCTGA
- a CDS encoding MATE family efflux transporter, with protein sequence MFDLSRDEITDGSLVRALLVLAAPLVVQNLVQVVQNVVDTFWVGRLGENAVAAVGANFPIVALAASIAIVMLTGTQVLVSQRVGAEDMSGGRRAAFHGVTLALVAGAVVGAVIVTGADTIAELILNDPEVVPLAATYLSAYMLALPFMSMSDALEGGFIGWGDSRAAMYVNVTAVFVNIGLDPFLILGVGPFPELGVQGAGLATAIGYTAGCALAVAMYLRGRDGYTLTREAAAFDPAEYREILDIGLPRGGQQVASQSVRVLIIGIVSAVGGPAGVAAYTLGAQIASVAFIPAQGLSGAAQSIVGQNLGAGKPERARRTTWLGAGIAAVGLSLMGTVQWFFPGLLVEIIVPDMSPEGFALSVDYLRILVLGYWGIGAMYMFNAGFNGARRTKTSMMAGLLKYWAVRLPIAAVGAYWLDFGVHAVFWAVTISNVVAATGAGLYYYYTTSNGMLKRAAEVASSPAD encoded by the coding sequence ATGTTCGACCTGTCCCGCGACGAAATCACCGACGGTTCGCTCGTTCGCGCCCTCCTTGTTCTGGCGGCACCGCTCGTGGTGCAGAACCTCGTGCAGGTCGTCCAGAACGTCGTCGACACGTTCTGGGTCGGACGCCTCGGGGAGAACGCGGTCGCCGCGGTCGGCGCGAACTTCCCCATCGTCGCGCTCGCCGCGAGTATCGCCATCGTCATGCTCACCGGAACGCAGGTGCTCGTCTCACAGCGAGTCGGGGCCGAAGACATGTCCGGAGGACGGCGCGCGGCGTTCCACGGCGTCACCCTCGCGCTGGTCGCCGGAGCTGTCGTCGGGGCGGTCATCGTCACGGGCGCGGATACCATCGCGGAACTCATTCTGAACGACCCCGAGGTCGTCCCCCTCGCGGCCACCTACCTGTCGGCCTACATGCTCGCGCTCCCGTTCATGTCGATGAGCGACGCGCTCGAAGGCGGGTTCATCGGCTGGGGCGACTCGCGGGCCGCGATGTACGTCAACGTCACCGCGGTCTTCGTCAACATCGGTCTCGACCCCTTCCTCATCCTCGGAGTCGGGCCGTTCCCGGAGCTGGGGGTGCAGGGCGCTGGTCTCGCCACCGCCATCGGCTACACCGCGGGGTGTGCGCTCGCGGTGGCGATGTACCTGCGGGGCAGGGACGGCTACACCCTCACCCGAGAGGCCGCCGCGTTCGACCCCGCGGAGTACCGCGAGATTCTCGACATCGGCCTCCCGCGGGGCGGCCAGCAGGTCGCGAGCCAGTCGGTCCGCGTGCTCATCATCGGCATCGTCTCGGCGGTCGGCGGACCGGCGGGCGTCGCGGCCTACACTCTCGGCGCGCAGATCGCCTCCGTCGCGTTCATCCCCGCGCAGGGGCTCTCGGGCGCGGCCCAGAGCATCGTCGGCCAGAACCTCGGCGCGGGCAAGCCCGAGCGCGCGCGCCGGACGACGTGGCTCGGCGCGGGCATCGCGGCGGTCGGGCTCAGCCTCATGGGCACCGTCCAGTGGTTCTTCCCGGGGCTACTCGTCGAGATTATCGTGCCCGATATGAGTCCGGAAGGCTTCGCGCTGAGCGTCGATTACCTCCGAATCCTCGTTCTGGGCTACTGGGGTATCGGCGCGATGTACATGTTCAACGCGGGCTTTAACGGCGCGCGCCGGACCAAGACCAGCATGATGGCCGGACTCCTCAAGTACTGGGCGGTCCGGCTCCCCATCGCGGCGGTCGGCGCGTACTGGCTCGACTTCGGCGTTCACGCCGTCTTCTGGGCGGTCACGATATCGAACGTCGTCGCCGCGACCGGTGCCGGACTCTACTACTACTACACCACGAGCAACGGGATGTTGAAGCGGGCGGCGGAGGTCGCCTCAAGTCCCGCCGACTGA
- a CDS encoding tryptophan--tRNA ligase — protein sequence MTDDELAHETEVSSDDHSRASGENWREHDGSSSSVPTDGVSESGDSEARRALPDGGTDAEGADGTTLDPWGSATVSDYRKLFEEFGIEEFDEVLPEVSDPHYLMRRGVIFGHRDYRRVAEAMANGEPFAALSGFMPTGDPHIGHKLVFDEIIWHQQQGGDAYALIADLEAHSARGMTWDEIDEHARDYLLSLLALGFDPEEGTLYRQSGDRDVQDLAFELGSHANFSELENIYGFSGETNVSHMQSVVTQMADILYPQLAEPKPTVIPVGPDQDPHVRLARDLAARTRFFGVTKAYASFEADAEERELLAAAHAALSDEAEEAGSDVVRCEDAADWLEDEMAADDARASAVEKLREAGKEPLRPRVRFLDRNATDEAFEALIDAVEGDKRVFDEHVDSFDLTREAAEELAREVELDHGGYGFVAPSSIYHRFMTGLTGGKMSSSVPASHISLLDDPEDGYDKVKAATTGGRETAEKQRELGGRADECPVYELYAYLLAGDDDEFAKQVYDECVGGDRLCGDCKEQAAQLMKGFLADHQEKREEVEDLLERADIDLDSDRKR from the coding sequence ATGACCGATGACGAACTCGCCCACGAGACCGAGGTATCGTCCGACGACCACAGCCGCGCGTCGGGCGAGAACTGGCGCGAGCACGACGGTTCGTCGTCGTCGGTCCCGACCGACGGCGTCTCCGAGTCAGGCGACTCGGAGGCTCGTCGGGCACTGCCCGACGGCGGCACGGACGCGGAGGGAGCCGACGGGACGACCCTCGACCCGTGGGGGTCGGCGACCGTCTCTGACTACCGTAAACTGTTCGAGGAGTTCGGGATCGAGGAGTTCGACGAGGTGCTTCCCGAAGTGTCCGACCCCCACTACCTGATGCGCCGGGGAGTCATCTTCGGCCACCGCGACTACCGCAGAGTGGCCGAGGCGATGGCGAACGGCGAGCCGTTCGCCGCGCTCTCGGGGTTCATGCCGACCGGCGACCCTCACATCGGGCACAAGCTGGTGTTCGACGAGATAATCTGGCACCAGCAACAGGGCGGGGACGCCTACGCGCTCATCGCCGACCTCGAAGCCCACAGCGCCCGCGGGATGACGTGGGACGAGATAGACGAGCACGCTCGCGACTACCTCCTGAGCCTGCTGGCGCTCGGGTTCGACCCCGAAGAGGGGACCCTCTACCGCCAGTCGGGCGACCGCGACGTGCAGGATCTCGCGTTCGAACTCGGGTCGCACGCCAACTTCTCCGAACTGGAGAACATCTACGGCTTCTCGGGCGAGACCAACGTCTCGCACATGCAGAGCGTCGTGACACAGATGGCCGACATCCTCTACCCCCAACTGGCGGAACCGAAGCCCACGGTCATCCCGGTCGGTCCCGACCAGGACCCCCACGTCCGGCTCGCGCGCGACCTCGCGGCCCGGACCCGGTTTTTCGGCGTGACGAAGGCGTACGCCAGCTTCGAGGCCGACGCCGAGGAGCGCGAGCTCCTCGCGGCGGCCCACGCCGCGCTCTCGGACGAAGCCGAGGAAGCAGGGAGCGACGTGGTCCGATGCGAGGACGCGGCCGACTGGCTCGAAGACGAGATGGCGGCCGACGACGCGCGCGCGAGTGCAGTCGAGAAGCTCCGGGAAGCGGGCAAGGAGCCCCTCCGTCCCCGGGTCCGGTTCCTCGACCGGAACGCGACCGACGAGGCGTTCGAGGCGCTCATCGACGCGGTCGAGGGCGACAAGCGCGTGTTCGACGAACACGTCGATTCGTTCGACCTCACCCGGGAGGCGGCCGAGGAGCTCGCCCGGGAGGTCGAACTCGACCACGGCGGCTACGGCTTCGTCGCACCCTCCTCGATATACCACCGGTTCATGACCGGGCTGACGGGCGGGAAGATGTCCTCGTCGGTCCCCGCGAGCCACATCAGCCTGCTCGACGACCCCGAGGACGGCTACGACAAGGTGAAGGCCGCGACCACCGGCGGCCGCGAGACCGCCGAGAAGCAACGCGAACTCGGCGGTCGGGCCGACGAGTGTCCCGTCTACGAGCTCTACGCCTACCTGCTGGCGGGCGACGACGACGAGTTCGCCAAGCAGGTCTACGACGAATGCGTCGGCGGCGACCGACTCTGTGGCGACTGCAAGGAGCAGGCCGCCCAACTCATGAAGGGGTTCCTCGCCGACCATCAGGAGAAGCGCGAGGAGGTCGAAGACCTGCTGGAGCGGGCCGACATCGACCTCGACAGCGACCGCAAGCGGTAG
- a CDS encoding DEAD/DEAH box helicase — translation MQVAEVVPEFAEAFPFEEFNSMQREVLPALLDTEENVVASAPTASGKTALAELAICRTLQAGGTALFVAPMRALTNEKESEWERFEELGYSVYVVTGERDLNPRRAERADILVMTPEKTDSATRKHDSRRYAFIRDVDCCVIDEVHLLDSEKRGSVLEVTISRLRRLTDPRVVALSATMPNVGDVAAWLDAPPETTFEFGDDYRPVDLHSGVETYTHGDNSFADKYRRLYRALDLAEPHIRDGGQALVFVSSRQDTVQAAKKSRDEIAERDIPVGARGDYDFHTETKELDNETLRKSVLDGVAFHHAGLSKNDKDRVEEWFKQDKIQLLFSTSTLAWGVNLPARCVVLRDTKLHDPLEGEVDMSPLDVLQMLGRAGRPEYDDVGYGWVVADRSEADKYRRLLREGKEIESRLAEDLDAHLNAEIAMGTIRDLGDVMDWLETTFYYVRARAKPDEYGLDDVRDDLRDRVRSALDRLDTRGFVDIGDDLGVSATPLGRLASKFYLRLDTAEEFHDLAQREDIEAADVLRTVASAAEFDSVSARQSEREAVSSVLVGQQTAEMDPGARKVLAILRSSMTGTTPGELRSDAWVITRNALRLLAALRAFLDRFDRPAAANLARRVEARIDHGVSGDAVGLTAIDGVGSGRASKLAKEGLATPADVREAGIDGLAGSGLSEGVAERVLESTRDLPRIAVEWGAFPDSIPQGDNDMREVTVGNSGGGAQVGLRVTVNGVEMTARSTYLDGETTVPVGVFGGTDDEMEYTVEVTFPELPLLPVADSRTVRVK, via the coding sequence ATGCAAGTCGCGGAGGTCGTCCCCGAATTCGCCGAGGCGTTCCCGTTCGAGGAGTTCAACTCGATGCAGCGGGAGGTCCTGCCCGCCCTCCTCGACACCGAGGAGAACGTGGTGGCGAGCGCGCCGACCGCCAGCGGCAAGACCGCGCTCGCGGAACTCGCCATCTGTCGCACCCTGCAGGCGGGCGGCACCGCGCTGTTCGTCGCGCCGATGCGCGCGCTCACCAACGAGAAGGAGAGCGAGTGGGAGCGCTTCGAGGAACTGGGCTACTCGGTGTACGTCGTCACGGGCGAGCGCGATTTGAACCCCCGGCGCGCCGAGCGCGCCGACATCCTCGTGATGACCCCCGAGAAGACCGACTCGGCCACCCGCAAGCACGACTCGCGCCGCTACGCCTTCATCCGGGACGTGGACTGCTGTGTCATCGACGAGGTCCACCTGCTCGACTCCGAGAAGCGCGGTAGCGTCCTCGAAGTCACCATCTCGCGGCTCCGACGACTCACCGACCCGCGCGTGGTCGCGCTCTCGGCGACGATGCCCAACGTCGGCGACGTGGCGGCGTGGCTCGACGCCCCGCCCGAGACCACCTTCGAGTTCGGCGACGACTACCGGCCGGTCGACCTCCACTCGGGGGTCGAGACCTACACCCACGGCGACAACTCCTTCGCCGACAAGTACCGGCGGCTCTACCGGGCGCTCGACCTCGCCGAACCCCACATCCGCGACGGCGGGCAGGCGCTCGTGTTCGTCTCCTCGCGACAGGACACCGTGCAGGCCGCCAAGAAATCCCGCGACGAAATCGCCGAGCGCGACATCCCGGTCGGCGCGCGCGGCGACTACGACTTCCACACCGAGACCAAGGAACTCGACAACGAGACCCTCCGGAAGTCGGTGCTCGACGGCGTGGCCTTCCACCACGCGGGCCTCTCGAAGAACGACAAGGACCGGGTCGAGGAGTGGTTCAAGCAGGACAAGATACAGCTCCTGTTCTCGACCTCCACGCTCGCGTGGGGGGTCAACCTCCCCGCGCGGTGCGTCGTCCTGCGTGACACGAAGCTCCACGACCCCCTCGAAGGCGAGGTCGACATGAGTCCCCTCGACGTCCTCCAGATGCTCGGGCGCGCGGGCCGACCCGAGTACGACGACGTGGGCTACGGCTGGGTCGTCGCCGACCGCTCGGAGGCCGACAAGTACCGCCGCCTCCTCCGGGAGGGAAAGGAGATCGAGTCCCGACTCGCCGAAGACCTCGACGCCCACCTCAACGCCGAGATCGCGATGGGGACCATCCGGGACCTCGGCGACGTGATGGACTGGCTCGAAACCACGTTCTACTACGTTCGCGCCCGCGCCAAGCCCGACGAGTACGGCCTCGACGACGTTCGGGACGACCTGCGCGACCGGGTGCGGTCGGCGCTCGACCGCCTCGACACCCGCGGCTTCGTCGACATCGGCGACGACCTCGGCGTGTCGGCCACGCCGCTGGGTCGGCTCGCCTCGAAGTTCTACCTCCGGCTCGACACCGCCGAGGAGTTCCACGACCTCGCCCAGCGCGAGGACATCGAGGCCGCCGACGTGCTCCGGACCGTGGCGAGCGCCGCGGAGTTCGACAGCGTGAGCGCTCGCCAGTCCGAGCGCGAGGCGGTGAGTTCGGTCCTCGTGGGCCAGCAGACCGCCGAGATGGACCCCGGCGCGCGCAAGGTGCTGGCCATCCTCCGGTCGAGCATGACCGGAACCACGCCGGGCGAACTCCGGAGCGACGCGTGGGTCATCACCCGGAACGCGCTCCGCCTGCTGGCGGCGCTCCGGGCGTTCCTCGACCGCTTCGACCGACCGGCGGCCGCCAACCTCGCGCGCCGGGTCGAGGCGCGTATCGACCACGGCGTCAGCGGCGACGCGGTCGGCCTGACCGCCATCGACGGCGTGGGGTCGGGCCGCGCGAGCAAGCTCGCCAAGGAGGGACTCGCCACGCCCGCCGACGTGCGCGAGGCGGGCATCGACGGCCTCGCCGGTTCGGGACTCTCAGAGGGGGTCGCCGAGCGCGTCCTCGAAAGCACGCGCGACCTCCCCCGAATCGCGGTCGAGTGGGGGGCGTTCCCCGACTCGATTCCGCAGGGCGACAACGACATGCGCGAGGTGACGGTCGGCAACTCGGGCGGTGGCGCGCAGGTCGGCCTCCGCGTGACGGTCAACGGCGTCGAGATGACCGCGCGCTCGACGTACCTCGACGGCGAGACGACGGTCCCGGTCGGGGTGTTCGGCGGCACCGACGACGAGATGGAGTACACCGTCGAGGTCACGTTCCCGGAGCTCCCCCTGCTCCCCGTGGCCGACTCGCGGACCGTCCGGGTCAAATAG
- a CDS encoding class II aldolase/adducin family protein produces the protein MLGAERRAVAMHAPDLASLTPGRTGNLSVRRDDRFAVTPTGVAYDRIDAEGVPVLSLDGEQVAGETAPSSETPMHTAIYREFEPGAIVHTHSPWASTLAILHEPIPPVHYMLALAGTSVPVADYATYGTEALAENAVAAMEGADASACLLANHGLLTTGEDLDSALETAVNVEYTARIYCQAKAFGDPVELSDEEMTAVAEKFEGYGQ, from the coding sequence ATGCTCGGAGCAGAACGACGCGCCGTCGCGATGCACGCGCCCGACCTCGCGTCGCTCACCCCCGGCCGGACCGGGAACCTGAGCGTCCGCCGAGACGACCGCTTCGCCGTCACGCCGACGGGGGTCGCCTACGACCGAATCGACGCCGAGGGCGTCCCCGTGCTGTCGCTCGACGGCGAACAGGTCGCGGGCGAGACAGCGCCGTCGAGCGAGACGCCGATGCACACCGCCATCTATCGGGAGTTCGAACCCGGTGCCATCGTCCACACCCACTCGCCGTGGGCCTCGACGCTGGCGATACTCCACGAACCGATTCCGCCGGTCCACTACATGCTCGCGCTGGCGGGAACCTCGGTGCCGGTCGCCGACTACGCCACCTACGGAACCGAGGCGCTCGCCGAGAACGCGGTCGCCGCGATGGAGGGGGCCGACGCGAGCGCCTGCCTGCTCGCCAACCACGGCCTGCTGACCACCGGCGAGGACCTCGATTCGGCGCTCGAAACCGCGGTCAACGTCGAGTACACCGCCAGAATCTACTGTCAGGCCAAGGCGTTCGGCGACCCGGTCGAACTGAGCGACGAGGAGATGACCGCGGTCGCAGAGAAGTTCGAGGGGTACGGACAGTAG
- the endA gene encoding tRNA-intron lyase — protein MDGRLRDGEVVVGGDARQRYYDSSGYGRPLDGNRIALSRVEAAYLLFRGDLDGVVRSATESRTEVDDERMDFRAFLATAGDEIATRFLVYTDLRDRGFYLSPAREGWVSAPRSDSDFVVYPRGKGPWDGEVRYRIRVVGEREAVPAEDLGDVVLAVVDEESEITYLETDRADLRGTSGTDLPQGVSADLLADRVLVWDAPETLHHRGFYGQPLDGRDANRETPGALQLSLVEAAYLAGEGVLELEFGDGTGESGRSIEAETGGDAEAVGQRGRAVEGERFDRRLRVYRALRERGVVPKTGFKFGADFRTYADVESVDDLGHSECLVRVLPADHAFAPRDLALDVRLAHGVRKRMVFALVDGDAISWLSVGRLTP, from the coding sequence ATGGACGGACGCCTGAGAGACGGCGAGGTCGTGGTCGGCGGCGACGCCCGCCAGCGCTACTACGATTCGAGCGGGTACGGCCGCCCGCTCGACGGCAACCGGATCGCACTCTCGCGGGTCGAGGCCGCCTACCTGCTGTTCCGCGGCGACCTCGACGGAGTCGTGCGAAGCGCGACGGAGAGTCGGACGGAGGTCGACGACGAGCGGATGGACTTCCGGGCGTTCCTCGCGACCGCGGGCGACGAGATCGCGACGCGGTTTCTGGTCTACACCGACCTCCGCGACCGGGGGTTCTACCTCTCGCCCGCTCGCGAGGGCTGGGTGAGCGCACCCCGGTCGGACTCGGACTTCGTGGTCTACCCGCGGGGAAAGGGTCCGTGGGACGGCGAGGTGCGCTACCGGATACGAGTGGTCGGCGAGCGCGAGGCGGTCCCGGCCGAGGACCTCGGCGACGTGGTGCTGGCGGTCGTCGACGAGGAGAGCGAGATCACCTACCTCGAAACCGACCGCGCCGACCTCCGGGGCACGTCGGGCACCGACCTCCCGCAGGGCGTGTCGGCCGACCTGCTGGCCGACCGCGTGCTGGTCTGGGACGCCCCCGAGACGCTCCACCACCGGGGGTTCTACGGCCAGCCCCTCGACGGCCGCGACGCGAACCGCGAGACGCCGGGCGCGCTCCAGCTGTCGCTTGTCGAGGCGGCCTACCTCGCGGGCGAGGGCGTCCTCGAACTGGAATTCGGCGACGGGACCGGCGAGAGCGGCCGGAGTATCGAGGCCGAAACCGGAGGCGACGCCGAAGCCGTCGGCCAGCGCGGCCGCGCGGTCGAGGGCGAGCGGTTCGACCGTCGCCTGCGGGTCTACCGGGCGCTACGCGAGCGCGGGGTCGTCCCCAAGACCGGCTTCAAGTTCGGGGCGGATTTCCGGACCTACGCCGACGTGGAATCGGTCGACGACCTCGGCCACTCCGAGTGCCTCGTCCGGGTGCTCCCGGCCGACCACGCGTTCGCCCCGCGGGACCTCGCGCTCGACGTGCGCCTCGCCCACGGGGTGCGAAAGCGGATGGTGTTCGCGCTGGTCGACGGCGACGCCATCTCGTGGCTGTCGGTCGGGCGGTTGACACCCTGA